A genomic segment from Desulfosalsimonas propionicica encodes:
- a CDS encoding ABC transporter permease has translation MKTYTYSALQFYKKPPGALYSAFGVLLLIFFWQLASGHMSGLVIAPPADTLRALYRILSRTDFLSSHFLVSIQRLFLGIAFGVAAGFGLGIPAGLSRPFRLMLEPFRWVLMSIPAVVVIMVALLWFGMGSAMVVFITSLLLSPVVYVSTIEGMHSVDRDLVEMAEIYRFSLWMKIRDIYLMSIAVPLASGMAIVIGNGIRIVVLAEVLGAHEGLGYILSSARTNLDIAELYALVLLSLLIVGITDFCMLKPVLNKIMRWRGRNND, from the coding sequence ATGAAAACATACACTTACAGCGCTTTGCAATTTTACAAAAAACCCCCTGGCGCTTTGTATTCAGCTTTCGGCGTTTTGTTGCTGATCTTTTTCTGGCAGTTGGCTTCTGGGCATATGTCCGGACTGGTTATCGCTCCGCCTGCAGATACCTTAAGGGCGCTGTACAGAATACTGTCCAGGACCGATTTTCTGTCTTCTCATTTTCTGGTTAGCATCCAGCGCCTGTTTTTGGGGATTGCTTTCGGAGTGGCAGCCGGCTTTGGGCTCGGCATTCCTGCTGGTCTCAGCAGGCCTTTTCGCCTGATGCTTGAACCTTTTCGCTGGGTCCTGATGAGCATACCGGCCGTTGTCGTTATCATGGTGGCCCTGCTTTGGTTTGGAATGGGTTCAGCCATGGTTGTTTTTATTACATCATTGCTTCTTTCCCCGGTTGTCTATGTTAGCACAATAGAGGGAATGCATTCCGTAGATCGGGACCTGGTTGAGATGGCTGAGATATATCGGTTTTCATTGTGGATGAAAATCCGTGACATCTACCTGATGTCCATTGCTGTGCCTCTTGCTTCCGGCATGGCAATTGTGATCGGAAATGGTATTAGAATCGTTGTGCTGGCGGAGGTGCTGGGGGCACACGAAGGGCTTGGGTATATTTTGTCCTCAGCCCGCACAAATCTCGATATTGCAGAGCTTTATGCCCTTGTTCTGCTTAGCCTTTTGATTGTTGGAATAACAGATTTTTGCATGCTTAAACCCGTGCTGAACAAAATCATGCGGTGGAGAGGCAGGAATAATGATTGA